Proteins found in one Streptococcus criceti HS-6 genomic segment:
- a CDS encoding amidohydrolase family protein, with amino-acid sequence MTLKIDAFAHVLLPDFYKEMLTLDEVLVQKMPFIQNPVLSDMDKRRATMPANTKQIISYVNANPEDYLEANEAAKLVEQANKELLKTAQDNQDIFAGGVAMVAMNNIPEAVRVVEEFVPAHPEILGIQLFTRHLGKSVADEEFKPVFEAAAKHHVPIWLHPVFDARKPDNNIIFSWEYELTQAMLELVQAGYFQAIPNLKILVHHGGAMVPYFAGRIERILPEEQAADFKKFYVDTALLGNPKALELCVDYYGVDHVLFGTDAPLGILPAGATEVIAQAIETLALSDEEKGQIFIGNAQKLYGLDD; translated from the coding sequence ATGACTTTGAAAATTGATGCCTTTGCCCATGTACTTTTGCCTGATTTTTATAAAGAAATGCTCACGCTGGATGAGGTGTTAGTGCAGAAGATGCCCTTTATCCAAAATCCAGTCTTGAGCGATATGGACAAGCGCCGTGCGACCATGCCAGCGAACACCAAGCAGATTATCAGCTATGTTAATGCCAACCCAGAGGATTACTTGGAAGCTAATGAGGCCGCTAAACTTGTGGAACAGGCTAATAAAGAGCTCTTGAAAACGGCACAAGACAATCAGGATATTTTTGCTGGCGGTGTTGCTATGGTCGCTATGAATAATATCCCAGAGGCCGTGCGCGTGGTGGAAGAATTTGTCCCTGCTCATCCTGAGATACTAGGCATTCAGCTCTTTACCCGTCATCTAGGAAAGTCTGTGGCTGATGAGGAATTTAAACCGGTCTTTGAAGCTGCGGCTAAGCACCATGTGCCCATCTGGCTTCATCCTGTTTTTGATGCCCGTAAACCAGACAACAATATTATTTTCAGCTGGGAATATGAGCTGACCCAAGCCATGCTTGAGCTTGTGCAGGCTGGTTATTTTCAGGCAATACCAAATTTGAAAATTTTGGTCCACCACGGTGGTGCCATGGTTCCCTACTTTGCCGGTCGTATTGAGCGGATTCTGCCGGAAGAGCAGGCGGCTGATTTTAAGAAGTTTTATGTGGATACCGCTCTTTTGGGCAATCCAAAGGCCCTTGAGCTCTGTGTAGACTATTATGGTGTTGACCATGTCCTCTTTGGTACAGATGCACCACTAGGGATTTTGCCGGCGGGTGCGACAGAGGTCATTGCTCAAGCGATTGAAACTCTTGCGCTCAGTGATGAGGAGAAGGGGCAGATTTTCATAGGCAATGCCCAGAAATTATACGGATTGGATGATTAA
- a CDS encoding carboxymuconolactone decarboxylase family protein — MTIKQTAGRDQLGEFAPEFAHFNDDVLFGENWNNESIDLKTRCIITVTALMSSGITDSSLLYHLENAKKNGVTQEEISAIITHLAFYVGWPKAWAVFNLAKEIWGEE, encoded by the coding sequence ATGACTATCAAACAAACGGCTGGCCGTGACCAGCTGGGAGAATTCGCTCCCGAATTTGCCCATTTTAATGACGATGTTCTCTTTGGCGAAAACTGGAACAATGAGTCCATCGACCTGAAAACCCGCTGTATCATTACAGTGACAGCTCTGATGAGTTCGGGCATCACAGATTCTTCACTGCTTTATCACCTGGAAAATGCCAAGAAAAATGGTGTCACGCAGGAAGAAATCTCAGCCATCATCACCCATCTAGCCTTCTATGTCGGCTGGCCAAAAGCTTGGGCTGTCTTCAACTTGGCTAAGGAAATCTGGGGGGAAGAATAG
- a CDS encoding GNAT family N-acetyltransferase, giving the protein MMTITIKPYQHRYKDAILSLSIESWATVFYQMRSAVPAFVYDNFYPQGWESRQTADLSQVLDEASSQTLLAFSDDELAGWLAYRIHPEDRMGEIYVVAVSPKHQGRGIATRLLETACQKITQAGMKMVMVETGGDPGHLPARQTYEAFGFEPWPVARYFKKL; this is encoded by the coding sequence ATGATGACCATTACCATCAAGCCTTACCAACATCGCTACAAAGACGCAATCTTATCTCTGTCAATTGAAAGCTGGGCAACGGTCTTTTACCAAATGCGCTCTGCTGTACCGGCTTTTGTCTATGATAATTTTTATCCTCAAGGGTGGGAATCCCGTCAAACAGCAGATTTGTCGCAGGTCTTGGATGAAGCAAGCAGTCAGACTCTGCTGGCCTTTTCAGATGACGAACTAGCAGGCTGGCTTGCTTATCGCATACACCCAGAAGATAGGATGGGGGAAATCTATGTTGTGGCCGTTTCACCAAAACACCAAGGTAGGGGCATTGCTACAAGGTTGCTGGAAACTGCTTGTCAGAAAATCACTCAAGCTGGCATGAAGATGGTTATGGTGGAAACTGGCGGAGATCCGGGACACTTACCCGCCCGCCAAACTTACGAAGCTTTTGGCTTTGAACCTTGGCCGGTTGCAAGGTATTTTAAAAAACTATAA
- a CDS encoding NAD(P)H-dependent oxidoreductase yields MTTNIFLFHPNLASSRANKALAKAAQGAGIEVRNLYALYPDGKVDVKKEQAALTATDRIVLQFPMYWYSMPSLMKEWLDQVLEYGWAYGSSGNALQGKKVLLAVTQGAGADDYTADGRFHVTTQELLKPIETIQYHTGLVFEEPFVVSGVLNLSDEELAQEAADYASRLQES; encoded by the coding sequence ATGACAACAAACATTTTTCTATTCCATCCCAATTTAGCATCTTCTAGGGCTAATAAAGCCTTGGCTAAGGCTGCCCAAGGTGCGGGGATTGAGGTCCGTAATCTCTATGCCCTTTATCCTGACGGTAAGGTTGATGTCAAAAAAGAACAGGCTGCGCTTACAGCTACAGATCGCATTGTCTTGCAGTTTCCAATGTACTGGTATTCCATGCCATCCTTGATGAAGGAGTGGCTGGACCAGGTACTAGAATATGGCTGGGCTTACGGTTCATCTGGTAATGCCCTTCAAGGCAAGAAAGTCCTTCTCGCTGTCACTCAAGGTGCGGGTGCGGATGACTACACAGCTGATGGCCGATTCCATGTGACCACACAGGAATTGCTCAAACCCATAGAGACCATCCAGTACCATACAGGTCTCGTCTTTGAAGAACCCTTTGTCGTATCTGGCGTACTCAATCTGTCAGATGAGGAGCTGGCTCAAGAGGCAGCTGATTATGCTAGCCGTTTACAAGAATCATAG
- a CDS encoding cupin domain-containing protein, producing MVKHEDVKTNPLFAFGEENPYGASFTGQSYLAMLAQAPDGYTNVGNVTFEPGCRNNWHVHLDGYQILLVTGGEGLYQEEGKPARHLKAGDVVVTDKGVRHWHGATKDSWFSHIAITAGPGEFYEPVSDEDYLNANQEGD from the coding sequence ATGGTTAAACATGAAGACGTGAAAACAAATCCTTTGTTTGCCTTTGGTGAAGAAAACCCTTATGGTGCTAGTTTTACAGGACAATCTTACCTAGCTATGTTAGCTCAAGCACCAGATGGTTATACTAATGTTGGAAATGTAACCTTTGAACCGGGCTGCCGCAACAACTGGCACGTCCACTTGGATGGCTATCAAATCCTACTAGTGACAGGTGGGGAAGGACTTTACCAAGAAGAAGGCAAGCCTGCGCGTCACTTAAAAGCCGGTGATGTCGTAGTGACTGATAAGGGTGTTCGGCACTGGCATGGTGCTACTAAGGATTCTTGGTTCAGCCATATCGCTATTACGGCCGGACCCGGTGAATTTTATGAACCAGTCAGCGATGAGGACTACCTCAATGCCAATCAGGAAGGAGACTAG
- a CDS encoding MerR family transcriptional regulator produces MPKEGTYTITQVSQMYDIKPNTLRYYERIGLLPEIPRQANGNRYFTDDLNKWLEMVICLRHSGVSIEVLIDYCQLLMQGDKTVEAREELLREQLALLETKKKNLQRSIDRLTHKIGLYESGEILNKDTYYEEYGIIFDENGSWKERLDDFEN; encoded by the coding sequence ATGCCAAAAGAAGGAACTTACACCATTACTCAGGTGTCTCAAATGTATGATATTAAACCCAATACCCTGCGTTATTACGAGCGCATTGGGCTCCTGCCTGAGATCCCCCGTCAGGCGAATGGCAATCGCTATTTTACAGATGATCTCAACAAGTGGTTAGAGATGGTCATTTGTCTGCGTCATTCAGGTGTTTCTATCGAGGTGTTAATTGATTACTGCCAGTTGCTCATGCAGGGGGATAAGACCGTCGAGGCGCGTGAGGAGCTCCTTCGTGAGCAGTTAGCTCTCCTTGAGACCAAGAAAAAGAATCTCCAGCGCTCGATTGATCGTCTGACCCATAAGATAGGACTCTACGAGTCTGGGGAAATTCTCAATAAAGACACCTATTATGAGGAATACGGAATCATCTTTGACGAAAATGGCAGCTGGAAGGAGCGCTTGGATGACTTTGAAAATTGA
- a CDS encoding putative quinol monooxygenase produces MTEIFRLFRLGLDLSYETDFNQIGYNNFTQSMELEPGTLAMYGSHVPGDKSQQVVLERYASDEAYQRHVDSPHFKAFASLAQKAITSREVVTLTPEIFLQKPTALRVLEPNDFSVRLARVTVSDSQAFAAIVLPEMRASMDKEAGVLVMYAGTDVDNPDTWYFFEVYKDEAAYETHYETPHFKDYIDRSSAFVLDKSLQPLTADMLVNRG; encoded by the coding sequence ATGACAGAGATTTTTAGATTGTTTAGATTGGGACTTGATTTGTCCTATGAGACTGACTTTAATCAAATCGGCTATAATAACTTTACCCAGTCAATGGAGCTGGAGCCAGGAACCTTGGCCATGTATGGCAGTCATGTCCCCGGTGACAAGAGTCAGCAGGTTGTCCTTGAGCGTTATGCCAGTGATGAGGCCTATCAGAGACATGTAGATTCGCCGCATTTTAAAGCCTTTGCCAGTTTGGCGCAAAAGGCCATCACCAGTCGTGAGGTAGTTACACTGACGCCTGAGATTTTTCTCCAAAAACCAACAGCATTGAGAGTTTTGGAGCCAAACGATTTTTCAGTGCGTCTAGCAAGAGTGACAGTGAGTGACAGTCAGGCTTTTGCAGCTATCGTCCTACCAGAGATGAGGGCCAGTATGGACAAGGAAGCAGGTGTCCTTGTCATGTATGCAGGGACTGATGTCGACAATCCAGATACTTGGTATTTCTTTGAGGTCTATAAAGATGAGGCTGCCTATGAGACGCATTATGAGACTCCTCATTTTAAAGACTATATCGATCGCAGTTCCGCTTTTGTTTTAGATAAGAGCCTGCAACCCCTGACAGCCGATATGCTGGTTAATAGAGGCTAG